GTAAGGACTGTCGGTGTTGCGGATCAGTTTAGTGGCGACATGTGTATATTGCGCTGTAGTGCTCAGCTTCGCATGCCCCAGCAGAACCTGAATGGCGCGGACATCTGTTCCGGCTTCCAACAGATGCGTCGCAAAGCTGTGGCGCAAGGAGTTCAGCGTGCTCCTCGGTTTCTTGATCCCGGCAAGATGTTTGGCCGCGCTAGAGGCGCGATGCAATTGCCGCGGTGACAACGAGTTGATCCTCGGTTTGCCGGGGAACAACCACCCGTCGGGACGAGCCTCCCGCCAATAGTCGCGCAGAAATTCCAGAAGACCTGGCGACAACATCACCTTGCGGTCCTTGCTACCCTTGCCGCGTTCGACATGAATGAGTATCCGGTCGCTGTCGATATCGGTGACCTTCAGGTTGCAGACTTCAGATGCGCGGCGCCCAGTGCCATAAGAAATACTGAGTGCCGCTCGATACTTCAGCCCGGGTCCCGGTGCGACCCGGAGTATCTCGAACACCTCATCAGCACTTAAGACCACGGGCAGCTTGCGCGGCTCAGTCCGAAAGTGCAGGCATTCCTTCAACTCAGGCCGTTTGCACGTCGTCTCGAAAAAGAACCGCAGCCCAACAAGCCGCACGTTGTAGGTCGACGGGGTAGCGTTCGCGTTGACCATCTGCAGCTGATGGGCGCGCTGGTCTTCCTGTATCGCGCTGTCCGGTGATCTCCCAAGGAACTTGGTAAAGCATCGAACAGCACTTACGTGCGCTTTCCCCAAGCCCCTTGATCCGCATATCTTCGATCATCCGCGCACGCAGCGGGCTTGTCTTCTCCTGTGTCATAGGAGCCTCCGGTCCGATTAAGAAAGCTCAATCGTCGGGCAGGTCTGCCAAACCTCGAAACGGTTGGATCAATGCTCAACACCCGTCAAGTGCGTCAATGCCGCGCGAGCGGCTTCGTCCTCGTTCCGCTGGCCCGCCACACACCCCTCTGATCGAATGTTGGCTCAGGGCTGAGTTCGTGCTTTCGAGTTCAATAAATGGGAGGGTAGATCCATGCATGAACTACCTCGGTCAATCCCTGAATCCGTCCGCCGCGAGTGGGAAGAGCTTGAAAGACGACGTGATGGTGCTTGGCATGCCGATTAGTGGACTGCTGTGGTCAATTGGGCAGAGAAGCATGGAGCGTCGCTCACAGCCGTCCCGGGGGACGTTAAATCGTTTGGAAACGGCGACGGAATAGAAAAGGCTTAAATTGCCCGAGAATTAGGTTGGCGTCGCGATCAAGTTAAACACCAAACGGCAGCACAGAATAAGATCAAAGCTACCGCGAAAATAACTGCTAGTGAGAGAGAATTAAATCCATTTGAATTTTGGATTTTGGGATCTGGTCGTACTTGGCCGGTCCATCCCTCGTAGTCACAGTGGCGGCAAGATGGCTCACCTTCCATCGGCGTGCCGCACAATTTGCAATTTGGGCTAGGGTGGAATGGTTTGCCCAATTGGGCAATTTCGGACAAAAATTTTAGTGCCGTAACCTACTAACCCTTCAATGGTTGCGTGATGGGGCGAGTGTTGAAAATCTGCAGCGCACATGGGGATTCGAAGCCGGAAGTGTGAAATTTGTGTGACACAATTCCCGTAAGCTATTGAAATCGCATGCGCCGCTCTTACGGAGCGTGTGACACAGGTTCGCTGATTTCATTGACAAATAGCGGTTTTGGTAGGCCCGGCAGGACTTGAACCCGCAACCAAAGCGTTATGAGCGCTCTGCTCTAACCAGTTGAGCTACAGGCCCGCCACAAATGCGTGCCTAAGCCGCGCAGATGCCCGCGTCAAGAGGCGGATGGCGCAATGGCGGGCGTTGCATGCGCGGCACGAATGCTCTAACCCGCCAGCAGGAAATCTGTTGCGCGGGGACCGGAGTATGACGCTGCCGAAAAATGGGATCACTTACGCGGATGCCGGGGTGGATATTGATGCGGGCAACGCGCTTGTCGACCGGATAAAACCGGCGGCAAAACGGACCAATCGCAGTGGTGTGATGGCGGGGCTAGGCGGATTCGGGGCTCTCTTTGATCTTAAAGATGCCGGATACATTGACCCCGTTCTTGTGGCAGCGACAGACGGTGTGGGAACAAAGCTGCGTATCGCAATTGATACCGGGAATGTCGACGAGGTCGGCATTGATCTTGTCGCCATGTGCGTCAACGATCTGGTTTGCCAAGGCGCGGAGCCTTTGTTTTTTCTCGACTATTTCGCAACTGGCGCGCTGGAAACCGATCAGGCGGCGCGCATCATTGAAGGCATCGCTTTGGGATGTGAACGGGCAGGGTGCGCGTTGATTGGGGGCGAGACGGCGGAGATGCCGGGCATGTACCCGGCTGGCGACTTTGATCTGGCCGGTTTTTCTGTGGGTGCAATGGAACGCGGTCAGGATCTTCCGGCGGGTGTGGCAGTGGGCGATGTTCTTTTGGGACTGGCCTCAGATGGCATCCACTCAAATGGTTACAGTCTGGTGCGCAAGCTGGTGGAATTATCCGGGCTGCAGTGGGGCGATGACTGCCCATGGTCAGACCAGTCGCTGGGTGCGGAATTGCTGACGCCGACTCGTCTTTATGTCAAACCGGCGCTGGCCGCGGTCCGTGCAGGCGGTGTACACGCGCTGGCCCATATTACCGGGGGAGGTCTGACCGAAAACCTGCCGCGTGTTTTGCCGGACGATTTGGGGGTAGAAATCGACTTGGAAACCTGGGTATTGCCCGAAGTCTTTTCATGGATGGTGCGCACAGGCGGCATGGTTGAGGCAGAATTGCTGAAGACGTTCAACTGTGGACTGGGCATGATCCTCGTGGTCGCGCCAGAACAGGCGGATGCGGTTACCGCTTTGTTGGCAGATCACGGCGAAGATGTAACCCGCATCGGTGCCGTCACAGAAACCCCCGGCGTGCGGTACAAGGGTGCTCTTTTGTGAGCAAACGCGTCGCAATCTTCATTTCCGGCGGCGGTTCCAACATGCTCAAGCTGCTGGAGAGCATGACAGATGATCACCCTGCGCGGGCCTGCGTGGTTTTGTCCAACGACCCCAGGGCCAAAGGGTTGGAGAGCGCAGAGGCGCGCGGCGTGCCTACAGAGGTCGTGCGGCATCAACCTTTTGGCGGCGACCGGGTCGCATTTGAGCATGCGATCACCGGTGCGATTGCGCATCATGCGCCGGATTTCATTTGCCTGGCTGGATTTATGCGCAAGCTGACGGCCAGCTTTGTAGATCCATGGCGGGGGAAGATGCTCAACATTCATCCCTCGCTTCTGCCAAAATACAGAGGCCTGAATACCCACGCGCGCGCACTTGAGGCAGGTGACACAGTTCATGGCTGCACCGTTCATGAGGTCACGCCGCAGCTGGATGACGGTCCGATTTTGGGTCAATCCGAGGTGCCGGTTCTGCCCGACGACACGCCCGAGGTTCTGGCCGCACGAGTCCTGACACAGGAACATCTGCTCTATCCTGCGGTTCTGCGCCGTTTTGCGGCCGGTGATCGCCGCCCAATCCTTTTGCGTTAAGGCTTTGTTGAGGGTTCTGGTCAAAGGTCTGGGGCTCGTGTAACACTTTTGTGGCTGGGTATAATTACCAACTGAAAAAAGAAACGCCCCGATGAAAACACTCACCACGACCGAGGAACTGGCTGCTTTTTGTACAGAAGCGGCGGGTCACGACTATGTGACGCTCGATACTGAGTTTCTGCGTGAACGGACCTATTATTCCAAGCTTTGCCTGATCCAGATGGCCATGCCGGGATCCGATGACAGCACCGCAGTTCTGGTTGATCCGCTGTCGGGCAATATGTCTCTTGAACCGCTCTATGAGCTGTTCCGAGACACATCGGTCGTGAAAGTGTTTCATGCAGCGCGTCAGGATCTGGAAATCTTTTACGTGGACGCGCAAGTCTTTCCCGAACCGCTGTTTGACACCCAGGTCGCGGCAATGGTCTGCGGTTTTGGCGAACAGGTCGGGTATGAAACGCTGGTGCGCCGGATTACAAAGCAACCGCTGGATAAAACCTCGCGGTTCACCGATTGGTCCCGGCGTCCTTTGACAGACGCGCAAAAGACTTATGCCTTGGCAGATGTGACACATCTGCGCGATATTTATGAATATCTGGCAAAACAATTGGCCAAGAGCGAACGCGCGCGCTGGGTGAGTGAGGAACTCACGGTTCTGACCAGTCCTGACACCTATGTCGTGACCCCTCAGGAAGCATGGCGCAGAGTCAAAACCCGCACGAATTCACCAAAATTCCTGGCTGTTGTGCGCGAATTGGCAGCATTCCGGGAGCGCTTCGCGCAGGATCGCAACATACCGCGCAACCGCGTTTTCAAGGATGATGCCCTGGTGGAACTTGCGTCAAACAAACCGAAGAACAACGAAGAACTGGGTCGAGCACGCCTCTTGTTGCGCGAAGCGCGACGTGGCGATATTGCCGAGGGCATTCTGAAGGCTGTCGCCGCCGGAGTTGCGTGTCCGCCTGATCAGATGCCCAAACCGGATCGATCGCGCGACAAACTACAGGTCAACCCGGCGCTCGCGGATCTCTTGCGCGTGCTGCTGAAAGCAAAGACCGAAAGTGCAGGGGTCGCGGCCAAACTCATCGCGCCCACGTCGGAACTTGATGCGATCGCTGCTGGATTGCGAGACGTGCCGGCTCTTTCGGGCTGGCGCAAAGAGGTATTCGGCGCAGATGCACTTAGGCTTTGTGATGGGAAAATTGCGTTGACAGCAGATGGTTCAGACGTACGCATTGTTGCTTTGGACTAGGATCGCCAGCGCGCAACTGGTTTAACGGCGGGCTTGCACCGCGTTGTTCTTGGCCTCTACCCGGATCGTGCGTGTGCCTTGAAGTTTTTGATTGGTGACTTTGCGCGCCGCTACGACTTCGCGGGACGCGGGCGGGCCGCTTCCTGCACTCGGCCCTTGCAGCCCTTGCAGGCGATAGGTCAACACACCATCCACTGCCTGTTCATCGTCGTTGTCAGGCGTCAATTGCACAGCATAAAAACCCTGCCGCGCAGCAACGCCGGTGGCGCGAATGATGATACCGTCCGGAACGCGCTCCACCACAAGGCTGCTCACGGTATCCAGTGGCTGGCCAATAAACACAACTTCCTCGTTGTTGGATCGAAACAACCCGGAACGATCCGGGATCAACGGATTGGTGTTTTCACTTGATGCTGCGACAGGTGCCGCACTGCGACTGCCGCCGAACCAATTGAAGGGATTGGCTTTGGTCGCACAGCCCGAAACAGCAAGGGTCGAGATCAAAAGAGCGTAAACTGATGTGCGCATGAAGCCTGCCGTTTGTTTTTATCAGTTGTGAACTATCGCATCTTGATCGTGTTGAAAAGCATGAAGGTTACTGGACCTTCTTGCGCGCAGGCCCTACCTGACAGAAAGAAAAAGAGGACAAACATGGCGCAGACAGCATTTGAGGAACTGGTCGAAGACTTCGAGTTTTTGGAGGATTGGGAAGATCGTTATCGCCTCGTGATTGAGGAAGGCAAAGCCATGGCACCCCTGGAAGATGCGCTCAAAGTTCCCGCAACAAAAGTGGACGGATGCGCCAGTCAGGTTTGGCTGCATGCAACGATCACGAAAGGTATTCTGCATTTTGACGGGGAGAGTGATGCAATGATTGTTAACGGTCTGATTGCGGTGCTGCGGAAGCTCTATAACGGTCTCTCGGTTAAAGATGTGTTGGATGTTGATGCCCGCGAGGCGATGGGCCGCTTGGGATTGAACGATCACCTATCTGCGCAACGATCAAATGGGTTGCGGGCTATGATCGAACGTATCCGCATGGTTGCTGCCGCAGCCTGATCCAATTGCGGCGTCAAAGACGCCACGCGATTGTTCAGATTTCCTTGCGGAAATTGCCGAGAGCGCACGTAATCCGTTGCGTCATAGTTTTTTGAGTGCGGCGGCCAGATCGCCATAGCCTGTGAAGCGGCGCTCAAAGGACAACCCTAGAAACGCGGCGCAGTCCTTGGCTTTTTGCGTCAGTTCGGGATCATCGGTCTGCGCCTGATAAACAAGCTTTTCATAGTTTGCGAAATACATATCGCGCAGCTCCGGGTGGCGATCGAGCCCCATGGGTTTGACAACAAAGGCATCAAATTGGCGCACCAGGAAGTCGGTCAGATAAAAGGCAGTGATTTCGCTTTCACTATGGGCGCTGAACCGTTCATTACCTTCAAAAAAGGAATAGCAATGGGGACCTGCGATCATTTCCACGCCCATTTCCTTGCAGGCTTTCTGCAAAAGCCCGCCCGTGCCGCAATCTGCATAGACAATGAAGATCTGGTCATATTGGCGTTGATGTTTAGCGACAGCATCACGCACGCCTTGTGTGATTTTCTCGGGGTAGAGATGGTAGTTGGCCGGCAGGCAAACCAGATCGAGATGCGTCCAGCCATTTGCGGCCTTGAGATCCAGGATTTCGCGGGCGAGCGCGCCACAGGCAATCAACAGGACCTTGCCGTTCTTATGTTCAAGTGGCAGGCCAGTTTCCGTCAATTTGGTATCGTTCAGGTCCTGCATTCACGCCTTTCACAAAAACGGCCCGTGCCGATCTCCCGACACAGGCCGCAAATCCGGTGTTGGGGTCTCAGGCGGATTTTTGGTTGTGTTTGCGACCAACCCATTCCTTTGCAGTTTCCACCGCAACGGCGGCATCACGACAATAAGCATCTGCGCCAATGGCTTTGCCGAACTCTTCGTTCAGAGGGGCACCACCGACTAGGACAATGTAGTCATCGCGGATACCCTGTTCGACCATCGTGTCGATCACGACTTTCATATAAGGCATCGTTGTGGTCAGGAGGGCGGACATGCCCAGAATATCGGGGCCTTCTTTTTCCATCGCTTCGAGATAAGCTTCCACCGCATTGTTAATGCCAAGATCGACGACCTCAAAACCGGCACCTTCCATCATCATGCCAACCAGGTTTTTGCCGATGTCGTGGATGTCACCCTTGACTGTGCCAATGACCATCTTGCCGACGCGCGGCGCACCGGTTTCAGCCAAAAGTGGTTTAAGGATGCTCATGCCGCCTTTCATTGCGTTGGCGGCCAGTAATACCTCGGGTACGAACAAAATGCCGTCGCGGAAATCAGCGCCGACAATGGTCATGCCACCGACCAGCGCCTTGGTCAGAATGTCGTAAGGTTCCCAGCCGCGTTCCAACAGAATGTTGACGGCTTCCATGATTTCTTCTTTGAGACCGTCGTAAAGGTCATCAAACATCTGCTGGACAAGTTCTTCGTCGTCCAACTCTGAAAGGATGATTTCGTCTTCGTCTGACATTGGCTTTCCTTTATTGCCGTACCAGAAAGCGGGGCACGGTCTCCGATCCCTTGTGACAGAACGACACCACCTGACTTTTCAAATTGCGACACGCAGATAACGATGTGCGACGCTGTGACGCTATTTTGGCGGTGCGTATAAGTCACCGTACAACCTGGAGTATTGGCTTGTACGGGTGAGGCCGGTTTGTAGCGAAAATTGGTTTAAGGCTTGTTACTCAGCGGCCTGCACAAGGTTCAAGGGCGCGGGCCTTGTGGAAACACTGGCGGAATTTGCCATCTTTGCTTTGCTTTTGCCCGCATAAATCAAGGCGAACATTGGCGGTGTGAAATAAAATGAAACGACCGTCGACAGCAAAACGCCACCCGCGACGGACATTGCGAATGGCGGCCAGAACCCACCGCCCGCCAGGATAAGAGGTAAAAATCCTCCAAAGGTTGTGATGGTGGTGCTGATGATGTGGCGGCTGGAGCCCATCAGGACATTCACCATTGCTTCGCGGTCGCCATTGCGGGCATCCGGGTCATCCCGCAGGCCGGTCATGATGATGATCGCGGCGTTGATTGACACACCAATGGAGCCGATGACGCCGATGATGGCATTAATGCCAAAGGGGTATTGGAAAATAGCCAAGGCCAGAATGCTCAGCCCGGCAGACAGGACGCTGACGATCAGGGCAATGGCCGACAGACGGAAGGAATTGAACGTCATAACGATCGCGGCGATGGACAGGGTGACGATCAAACCGAGTGATGCCAGCAAATTGCCCAGCGTTTCGGCACGCGCATCGCTGTCGCCGCCAATCTCTAGGCGGTACCCTGCGGGCAGGGTGAAGCCAGCGGCGTCCAGTGCAGTACGGACCTGGGCGAGCGCCTCTTCGGGCAACACGTCTCGCAGGATGAAGGCCTGAATGGTGTTGACCCTTTCGGCATTGCGCCGGGTGATGATGGGCTCGCTGGGAGACAGGGAGATTCCAGCAATCGCCGACATGGGAACCCCGGGGAAAAGTCCGCGCGCCGATTGTTCGGCGGCATCCGGGGGCAGGAGAATCATATCTGCAATGGCCGTCAGATCGCCGCGCGTTGCGTCCCCGAACCGTACGCGCACGGGTAACTCTTCGGGTCCCTCCAGCAGGGAGCCGCCCGTGACGCCCTCGAGCCCTGCTTCGAGTTGGCGCGAAACGGCAGCGAGTTCCAGGCCCAGTTGCCGGGCTTTGGCTTCATTTACGTCAATGCTCACTTCAGGCGCGCCCGTTGTGACCGTGCCACGTGTCAGCGTGACAGCATCCACGTCCGAGATGATGCGGCGCATCTGTGCCCCGGTGTCGCGCAAAGTTGCCAGATCGGGTCCCACCAGACGCAATTCGACCGGTGCGTCGACGGGAGGGCCTTGTACCAGGCCGCGCACCAGAACCTGCGCCTCGGGGGCGGCGGCACCGATTTCGCGTTCAAGCCGGGCAATCAGAATTTCGGTGGCCTCAGGGGAATGGGTGGTAACGAGCGCCTGCGCGAAACGTGCAGCATTGTCGCGCGCGCTGACCATATTGTAATAAAACGCGGGCGCGGATCTGCCAATGACCCAGGATACCTGTTTCGTCTCAGGCGCGGCACGCAACAGGTCATCCAGCCGATCCACCACTTGCGTGGTTTGTCCGATGGCCGCACCGGGCCGCAGATCGACCTCAATGTGAAATTGATCACGGTCCACGCCAGGAAAGAACTGTGCCGTCAAGAGCGGCATGGACATGAAGCCCACGATCGGCAAGACCAGCGACAGGGCAACGGAGCGCACCGGGTTGCGCACCGCCCAGCGAAGTGTTGCGGCGAACCCATCCGAAAGGCTGCGGATCTTGAGACCATTGGCAAAGGTGCTGGTGTTGCCAGCGGCGGGCATTGCCCAGCCGGCAATAGCGGGCGTGACGGTAATGGCGATCACGAAAGACCATAGCAACATGGTCACCACGGCGATGGCGATGGAGCCAACGAAATCACCGGCAGGGCCGGGCAGCAAGATCATCGGCGTAAAGGACAGGGCGGTGGTGACAGTGGAAGCAAAAAGCGGGGCCGCGAGCCTGCGCACAGAACTCTTTACGGCCGCAATCCTGGTCTGACCCTTGCTGATGCGCTGTCCGACCTCATCCGTCATGACGATTCCGGCATCCACCAGCAAGCCAAGAGCCACAATCAAACCAGTCACGGACATCTGGTGAATGGCGAGGCCGATCACATTCATTGTGGCCAGCGTCGCCAGCGAAACCAGCGGCAAAATGAGCGCGACAATCAAGGCGGCGCGCACCCCCATGGTGATCAGTAACACCCCAACCACAAGAGCGACACCAATGGCCATGTTGCCGCCGACCTCGGTGAGCCGTTCAGCCGTGTATCGGCTTTGATCAAAAATCAGCTCGGCTGTGATGCTGCTTGGGACGTCGTTCTGAAAGCCTGCAAGAGACGTTTTTACACGTTCCATCCAGACATCGACCTGCAAACCGTCTTCCAGTTTGGCAGCCACCAGAACGGCAGGCGCGCCATTGTGCAAGGCTGCCTCAGAGAGGGGCAGGCGCGGGCCTCTGGTGATATCGGCGATGTCGCCAATGCGTGTGACCTGACCGTC
This genomic interval from Paracoccaceae bacterium contains the following:
- the purM gene encoding phosphoribosylformylglycinamidine cyclo-ligase translates to MTLPKNGITYADAGVDIDAGNALVDRIKPAAKRTNRSGVMAGLGGFGALFDLKDAGYIDPVLVAATDGVGTKLRIAIDTGNVDEVGIDLVAMCVNDLVCQGAEPLFFLDYFATGALETDQAARIIEGIALGCERAGCALIGGETAEMPGMYPAGDFDLAGFSVGAMERGQDLPAGVAVGDVLLGLASDGIHSNGYSLVRKLVELSGLQWGDDCPWSDQSLGAELLTPTRLYVKPALAAVRAGGVHALAHITGGGLTENLPRVLPDDLGVEIDLETWVLPEVFSWMVRTGGMVEAELLKTFNCGLGMILVVAPEQADAVTALLADHGEDVTRIGAVTETPGVRYKGALL
- the purN gene encoding phosphoribosylglycinamide formyltransferase, giving the protein MSKRVAIFISGGGSNMLKLLESMTDDHPARACVVLSNDPRAKGLESAEARGVPTEVVRHQPFGGDRVAFEHAITGAIAHHAPDFICLAGFMRKLTASFVDPWRGKMLNIHPSLLPKYRGLNTHARALEAGDTVHGCTVHEVTPQLDDGPILGQSEVPVLPDDTPEVLAARVLTQEHLLYPAVLRRFAAGDRRPILLR
- the rnd gene encoding ribonuclease D — protein: MKTLTTTEELAAFCTEAAGHDYVTLDTEFLRERTYYSKLCLIQMAMPGSDDSTAVLVDPLSGNMSLEPLYELFRDTSVVKVFHAARQDLEIFYVDAQVFPEPLFDTQVAAMVCGFGEQVGYETLVRRITKQPLDKTSRFTDWSRRPLTDAQKTYALADVTHLRDIYEYLAKQLAKSERARWVSEELTVLTSPDTYVVTPQEAWRRVKTRTNSPKFLAVVRELAAFRERFAQDRNIPRNRVFKDDALVELASNKPKNNEELGRARLLLREARRGDIAEGILKAVAAGVACPPDQMPKPDRSRDKLQVNPALADLLRVLLKAKTESAGVAAKLIAPTSELDAIAAGLRDVPALSGWRKEVFGADALRLCDGKIALTADGSDVRIVALD
- a CDS encoding SufE family protein, with the protein product MAQTAFEELVEDFEFLEDWEDRYRLVIEEGKAMAPLEDALKVPATKVDGCASQVWLHATITKGILHFDGESDAMIVNGLIAVLRKLYNGLSVKDVLDVDAREAMGRLGLNDHLSAQRSNGLRAMIERIRMVAAAA
- a CDS encoding DUF1638 domain-containing protein, producing the protein MQDLNDTKLTETGLPLEHKNGKVLLIACGALAREILDLKAANGWTHLDLVCLPANYHLYPEKITQGVRDAVAKHQRQYDQIFIVYADCGTGGLLQKACKEMGVEMIAGPHCYSFFEGNERFSAHSESEITAFYLTDFLVRQFDAFVVKPMGLDRHPELRDMYFANYEKLVYQAQTDDPELTQKAKDCAAFLGLSFERRFTGYGDLAAALKKL
- a CDS encoding B12-binding domain-containing protein translates to MSDEDEIILSELDDEELVQQMFDDLYDGLKEEIMEAVNILLERGWEPYDILTKALVGGMTIVGADFRDGILFVPEVLLAANAMKGGMSILKPLLAETGAPRVGKMVIGTVKGDIHDIGKNLVGMMMEGAGFEVVDLGINNAVEAYLEAMEKEGPDILGMSALLTTTMPYMKVVIDTMVEQGIRDDYIVLVGGAPLNEEFGKAIGADAYCRDAAVAVETAKEWVGRKHNQKSA
- a CDS encoding efflux RND transporter permease subunit, with the translated sequence METLTFRQPRIVALVLLVIIAAGLSSLLAIGRQEDPTITNLFANITTAYPGADPARVETLVTAEIEDALREIPEVDEINSTSATGVSIVQVDLLDTLADDRIEQVWSEIRDALGDAEANFPQGVQTPDFSSDGAGTFGAIMALSATHAEVPLTIMGRFGESLADDIRSLSGTKQVETFGAPEEEVLVTLDPMKAAALGLTADDVSSVIARGDSKGQAGRVRSFANELIIDVAGDITALERVREMIVREGPDGQVTRIGDIADITRGPRLPLSEAALHNGAPAVLVAAKLEDGLQVDVWMERVKTSLAGFQNDVPSSITAELIFDQSRYTAERLTEVGGNMAIGVALVVGVLLITMGVRAALIVALILPLVSLATLATMNVIGLAIHQMSVTGLIVALGLLVDAGIVMTDEVGQRISKGQTRIAAVKSSVRRLAAPLFASTVTTALSFTPMILLPGPAGDFVGSIAIAVVTMLLWSFVIAITVTPAIAGWAMPAAGNTSTFANGLKIRSLSDGFAATLRWAVRNPVRSVALSLVLPIVGFMSMPLLTAQFFPGVDRDQFHIEVDLRPGAAIGQTTQVVDRLDDLLRAAPETKQVSWVIGRSAPAFYYNMVSARDNAARFAQALVTTHSPEATEILIARLEREIGAAAPEAQVLVRGLVQGPPVDAPVELRLVGPDLATLRDTGAQMRRIISDVDAVTLTRGTVTTGAPEVSIDVNEAKARQLGLELAAVSRQLEAGLEGVTGGSLLEGPEELPVRVRFGDATRGDLTAIADMILLPPDAAEQSARGLFPGVPMSAIAGISLSPSEPIITRRNAERVNTIQAFILRDVLPEEALAQVRTALDAAGFTLPAGYRLEIGGDSDARAETLGNLLASLGLIVTLSIAAIVMTFNSFRLSAIALIVSVLSAGLSILALAIFQYPFGINAIIGVIGSIGVSINAAIIIMTGLRDDPDARNGDREAMVNVLMGSSRHIISTTITTFGGFLPLILAGGGFWPPFAMSVAGGVLLSTVVSFYFTPPMFALIYAGKSKAKMANSASVSTRPAPLNLVQAAE